In Anopheles gambiae chromosome 2, idAnoGambNW_F1_1, whole genome shotgun sequence, a single window of DNA contains:
- the LOC1276735 gene encoding enhanced level of genomic instability 1, producing MTMMMATESGTKSCINHDELHTPESLASSASTASSSSSVSSLSTASGSSSLLALSKPELDRLIAENMTSVLKSLKKRKHAKKHARLRQAAATEQEGTVVEVAKRSSEKTEAKKTDRKEKKGAKSQHKKGHKNGTLESKTDPPKHSLKEVQPGRKHDHTTTGPAGTASPAANGQPPEKTGKENKTINAFQLMMTARSKCIGSNSPGREREQRELSPSQQLAREKKAKRNLHLQQWADKKGAGKRKLQEEAEEDYIEHRLNRRAKRLKKLIGNMSAEVILTDEEVLPKDEPAVVKEEVVVVEIKGEEDSENTQSADEIFLVSGVSNASPARPKVKQRKVTAKPQYKASPKTPQSEEVKQEQIPKKRGRPRKIVPVQPEEPAVKEATASDSEFLEQLSSPRKKKDSLLGYFPKLTPETRKPNDSPSLGKRDTTPTSRTTTPVVKEEKDKPSTPPSQPTSRPRRSCANRIKDYSAFEQYSPAKDEPKTAISKKQPIVTPLKIINVQSPSAMKVVRSPSLRMFSSSGGVESTAGSASKPAATTDWPSTPKSVKLAPLFARSSGGKPKPPAEDPEKARARQLFLMSGIPEKMRQEREKRTAYEEHVLNESPVFPLISHVAQEAGAESTRPVNFDRSCIKLRPEELDSPKRSSMKGSVKDRKIRFGMFTGASEDDFDEALEKCSHPIDLEEQEDVGRNGAFAELPEVGNVKEIVRDYKQRYPHFPVFRCYKQFRAIYQEHQQQQQRQEQQDDRQAPDDSVECIEPTYGCRNGELLFTEKYKPQTAEQILINFAPANLLTQFLSLWQEEGSSNAFGGKRSNEGDYAFLSSNRDEDDFLVSNDSNSSSSTPGLCNHVVLVGPSGCGKTSYVYAVANELNFNVLEINASSRRKGKIILQELLEATQSHLVRQKPERSNSTDGLMVNGRPKGGGGPGKKANGLNGMFRCLERRPSFNETTGSGSKKRSLILIEDADIVFDQDDGFLGAINQLIATSKRPIVLTTTNPACGHMARYMARNNVIRYVAPGIANVAKFLSLLALVERIPIDQHDLGRLYAYNGKDMRKTLNELQFFIQSGGDMARFPSAVSSVRRAVELREEGEEAQALNTAALNETREEEDGGEQMEEETSPVAKVAVSRRKVGKRDQELTKHHHATLYELFTRNQNESIVLRIPVDFNALWCNMELVLRTAAKVASPPVSLQKSGKGKRGGKRASTVAKNGAPPPPDVLLCEELASLYDNVSHAEAGWGVTQRNRIRYGKDIQDEQQQQQLANEIGHALVEGSWIEWFSRRRDTSAEPRSVRKATDGEKAMGAKAYDALRKVEQEPRQTIASYIGVSGVRSRVTACDYEPLLRQICRHERTRSSLERRGSRFYHYLRNFAGLVQQQQQQQSTGVMLALGQQKLAGGSGGFSVDHFDALSHCFEEQQQQQQPAVASETGEDNAP from the exons atgacgatgatgatggcaacGGAATCGGGTACCAAGTCATGCATCAACCACGATGAGCTGCATACACCGGAATCGCTTGCCTCCTCAGCTTCAACGGcctcgtcatcgtcatccGTTTCCTCGCTGTCGACGGCGTCCGGCAGTAGTTCCCTGTTGGCGCTGTCGAAGCCCGAGCTGGATCGGTTGATAGCGGAGAATATGACCTCGGTGCTGAAGTCACTGAAGAAACGCAAGCACGCAAAGAAGCACGCACGATTAAGGCAGGCGGCTGCTACGGAACAAGAGGGAACAGTGGTGGAAGTAGCAAAGCGATCGAGTGAAAAGACTGAAGCCAAGAAGACGGATcgcaaagagaaaaaag GTGCCAAATCCCAGCATAAGAAGGGCCACAAGAATGGCACACTGGAATCGAAAACAGATCCCCCAAAGCATAGCTTAAAGGAAGTGCAGCCGGGCAGGAAGCACGACCATACGACTACGGGCCCGGCGGGTACCGCATCACCAGCGGCGAATGGTCAACCGCCCGAGAAGACGGGCAAggagaacaaaacaataaacgcCTTCCAGCTGATGATGACGGCACGCTCCAAATGCATCGGCTCGAACTCTCCCGGTCGCGAGCGGGAGCAACGGGAGCTCAGCCCGTCGCAGCAGCTGGCCCGCGAAAAGAAGGCAAAGCGAAACCTGCACCTGCAGCAGTGGGCCGACAAGAAGGGGGCCGGCAAGCGCAAGCTGCAGGAGGAAGCGGAAGAGGACTACATCGAGCATCGCCTGAACAGGCGGGCCAAGCGGCTGAAGAAGCTGATCGGCAACATGAGCGCGGAGGTGATTTTGACCGACGAAGAGGTGTTGCCAAAAGACGAGCCAGCAGTGGTGAAGGAGGAagtagtggtggtggagaTCAAGGGAGAAGAAGATTCGGAGAATACACAGTCAGCGGACGAGATCTTTTTGGTTTCGGGCGTTTCCAACGCCTCACCCGCGCGCCCCAAAGTCAAGCAGCGGAAGGTGACGGCGAAGCCGCAGTACAAGGCTAGCCCGAAGACACCACAGTCGGAGGAAGTGAAGCAGGAGCAGATACCGAAGAAGCGTGGACGGCCTCGGAAAATTGTCCCGGTGCAGCCGGAAGAGCCCGCCGTGAAGGAGGCCACCGCGTCGGACAGTGAGTTTCTCGAGCAGCTTTCCTCGccgagaaagaaaaaggacaGCCTGTTGGGGTACTTCCCCAAGCTTACGCCAGAAACACGCAAACCAAACGACTCGCCGTCGTTGGGTAAGCGGGATACAACGCCAACATCCCGCACCACCACTCCGGTTGTGAAGGAAGAGAAAGATAAGCCGAGTACACCTCCGTCGCAACCTACTTCACGTCCACGGCGCTCCTGCGCCAATCGCATCAAAGACTATTCCGCGTTCGAGCAGTACAGCCCGGCGAAGGATGAACCGAAAACGGCCATCAGCAAGAAACAACCGATCGTGACACCGCTCAAGATTATCAACGTACAGTCGCCGAGCGCCATGAAGGTGGTAAGGAGTCCCTCGCTGCGAATGTTTTCCTCCTCCGGGGGTGTGGAATCGACTGCTGGTAGTGCCAGCAAACCAGCAGCCACCACCGATTGGCCATCGACACCCAAGTCGGTAAAGTTGGCGCCGCTGTTTGCTCGCTCGTCCGGAGGCAAACCGAAACCACCGGCGGAAGATCCGGAAAAGGCACGAGCTCGGCAACTGTTTCTCATGTCGGGCATACCGGAAAAGATGCGCCAGGAGAGGGAAAAGCGCACCGCGTACGAAGAGCACGTGCTGAATGAGTCACCCGTCTTTCCGCTGATTAGCCATGTGGCACAGGAAGCCGGAGCTGAATCCACCCGGCCAGTAAACTTCGATCGCAGCTGCATTAAGCTGCGCCCGGAAGAGTTGGATTCACCAAAAAGAAGCTCCATGAAGGGTTCGGTCAAGGATCGGAAGATTCGGTTCGGCATGTTTACCGGAGCGAGCGAGGACGATTTTGACGAAGCGCTGGAAAAATGCAGCCATCCGATCGATCTAGAAGAGCAGGAAGACGTGGGCCGTAATGGTGCCTTCGCCGAGCTGCCGGAGGTGGGCAATGTGAAGGAAATTGTGCGCGATTACAAGCAGCGCTATCCGCACTTTCCCGTCTTTCGGTGCTACAAACAGTTCCGCGCAATCTATCAagaacatcagcagcaacagcagcgacaGGAGCAGCAGGACGACCGGCAAGCGCCGGACGATAGTGTCGAATGCATCGAGCCGACGTACGGCTGTCGGAATGGGGAGCTGCTGTTTACGGAAAAGTACAAACCACAGACAGCGGAACAGATACTGATCAACTTTGCACCTGCGAATCTGCTGACGCAGTTTCTGTCCCTCTGGCAGGAGGAGGGCAGCAGCAACGCCTTTGGTGGGAAGCGCTCGAACGAAGGCGACTACGCCTTTCTCTCCTCCAACCGGGACGAGGACGATTTCCTCGTGTCGAACGATAGCAACAGCTCGTCGTCCACTCCCGGCCTCTGCAATCACGTCGTGCTGGTGGGACCGTCCGGCTGTGGCAAAACTTCGTACGTGTACGCGGTCGCAAACGAGCTGAACTTTAACGTGTTGGAAATCAATGCATCAAGCCGGCGGAAGGGCAAGATCATCCTGCAGGAGCTGCTGGAAGCGACCCAGAGCCATCTGGTGCGCCAGAAGCCGGAGCGCTCCAACTCCACCGACGGGCTGATGGTGAACGGACGCCCGAAGGGAGGAGGAGGCCCGGGTAAGAAAGCAAACGGGCTGAACGGGATGTTCCGCTGCCTCGAGCGACGCCCTTCGTTTAACGAAACGACCGGCAGTGGGTCGAAAAAGCGGTCGCTCATACTGATCGAAGACGCGGACATTGTGTTCGACCAGGATGACGGGTTTCTCGGCGCGATCAACCAGCTGATCGCCACGTCGAAGCGTCCGATCGTGCTGACCACCACGAACCCGGCCTGCGGCCACATGGCACGCTACATGGCGCGCAACAACGTGATCCGGTACGTCGCGCCGGGGATAGCGAACGTGGCCAAGTTTCTGTCGCTGCTGGCGCTCGTCGAGCGGATACCGATCGACCAGCACGATCTGGGCCGGCTGTACGCGTACAACGGGAAGGATATGCGCAAGACGCTGAACGAGCTGCAGTTCTTCATCCAGAGCGGTGGCGATATGGCACGCTTCCCTTCCGCGGTGTCGAGCGTTCGCAGGGCGGTGGAGCTGCGCGAGGAGGGGGAAGAAGCGCAGGCACTCAACACGGCGGCACTGAACGAGACGCGCGAAGAGGAAGATGGGGGAGAACAGATGGAGGAGGAAACCTCCCCCGTGGCAAAGGTGGCCGTAAGCCGCAGGAAGGTGGGGAAGCGTGACCAGGAGCTCACGAAGCACCATCACGCCACGCTGTACGAGCTGTTTACGCGCAACCAGAACGAATCGATCGTGCTCCGGATTCCGGTCGATTTCAATGCGCTCTGGTGCAACATGGAGTTGGTGCTGCGGACTGCGGCAAAGGTGGCATCCCCGCCGGTGTCGCTGCAGAAGAGCGGTAAAGGGAAGCGCGGTGGAAAGCGTGCCAGCACCGTGGCAAAGAATggagcaccaccaccgccggatGTGTTGCTGTGCGAGGAGCTCGCCTCGCTGTACGACAACGTAAGCCACGCGGAGGCGGGCTGGGGTGTGACGCAGCGCAACCGGATACGGTACGGCAAGGACATAcaggacgagcagcagcagcagcagctggcgaACGAGATCGGGCACGCGCTGGTGGAAGGCTCCTGGATCGAGTGGTTCAGCCGGCGGCGAGATACGAGCGCCGAGCCGCGCAGCGTCCGGAAGGCAACGGACGGCGAGAAAGCGATGGGTGCCAAAGCGTACGACGCACTGCGGAAGGTCGAGCAGGAGCCTCG CCAAACGATCGCGTCCTACATTGGCGTCAGTGGGGTGCGGTCGCGTGTGACGGCATGCGACTACGAGCCGCTGTTGCGTCAAATCTGTCGCCACGAGCGTACGCGCTCGTCGCTGGAAAGGCGCGGCAGCCGGTTCTACCACTATCTGCGCAACTTTGCCGGgctggtgcagcagcaacagcagcagcaatcgacaggtgtgatgctgGCGCTCGGACAGCAGAAACTGGCTGGCGGCTCCGGTGGATTCAGTGTAGATCACTTCGATGCGCTCAGCCACTGCTtcgaggagcagcagcagcagcagcagccggcagTGGCGAGCGAGACCGGAGAGGACAATGCGCCGTAG
- the LOC1276734 gene encoding uncharacterized protein LOC1276734: MSTTGRRRIVSRIRAESVGLRRIATTAASLYPIGAATAATTTTAAGSSPEASGMMETSIMTTADALATGAEMVVVEDVSSSIEHHHHHQTALMNGITVTLANGGTVTVGEEEEEEEEVVEGDDGDSNNKYDVADKDEHDLGAIDFASAATHNNMEVESTPPPGGGDKMRCYGATADDDNDGTGAAMMIVDSVGATETACSTISNSSNSSSSSNSSSSSSSSSSGSSSGSARSGLAQPTEPDERVEQEDEEEEEDDEGEEEEEVEEDGQAPAQVAEEQGHGGDVKLSVDKLQLQMMQTDDDPLLQETINALMNGAAGIEVVNTSEHDPNDPAASAIASDPNIATVIATSGRPANEEAGETDRNYECTYCGKLFTRSNTLSYHLKVHTGERPFKCKHCAKAFREQYRLMKHLKTHSKYRNRRLEQQQQGQQGPEQRAMSAPRMRVHLQRGRGATVTAMMAEANGLVATGEEDYTTGDSERFFKSYDLPDGSVAMKLEPDISLTEDADVSEDVGPEAMLATEEVETVEEHHQHHQQHQQDQIIVAQEPDPNMLQEDVAHGEGSEIRYQIMEERIKSLQREVHMVNQSLSRVESKVDGLTRIISLFIGKFEDESELANQAAQQQQQQHEQEQEQVQEQEQEQEQEQEQDQELTTVSADGETVVPVTSLTMMSPEQQQPQHASTSTSPSSIQPKTIFLTTAAPQGTPTAQLKVQPVGVFQSSATHPAQHRSGPLAKEPRTYTHYYQFTDPATVVHVKPEGDPSPSPTPPPGHTQHLKLASNGGGGGGGGNQLLDTFPDIPELPIRTVSDFLDLNDHCTDNEQFLLQMMIRLHQEVHNSQPFQRNVKRMMEALVTYDVLCQFSWSGKSAINGQYTKYVFGNSLGIIDLLTKTLNLGKSAAEAQADQKAIFAAIQSFIKHSRQNMIRDSRKRRDPMMRGSVAFTGAGGEIIAGMLPDTTTTASAITYHVANGGERFQIKQLKTERHHQEQTEQQQQQQQLANPF, translated from the exons ATGTCGACCACCGGAAGACGTCGGATAGTGTCACGGATCCGTGCGGAGTCGGTCGGGCTGAGAAGAATCGCGACCACTGCCGCCAGCCTGTACCCGATCGgtgcggcaacagcagcaaccacaacaacagcagcgggCAGCAGCCCCGAGGCGAGCGGAATGATGGAAACTTCCATCATGACCACGGCGGATGCACTTGCCACCGGTGCGGAGATGGTGGTCGTGGAGGATGTCTCATCATCGAtcgagcaccaccaccaccaccaaacggcGCTGATGAACGGCATCACCGTCACGCTGGCGAACGGTGGCACCGTCACCGTcggcgaggaggaggaagaggaggaggaggtggtcgAGGGCGACGACGGCGATAGTAATAATAAGTACGATGTCGCTGATAAGGATGAGCACGATTTGGGTGCTATTGATTTTGCCAGCGCAGCGACCCACAACAATATGGAAGTGGAGTCGACGCCACCGCCGGGCGGCGGCGATAAGATGCGGTGCTACGGGGCGACCGCGGACGACGATAACGACGGGACGGGTGCGGCGATGATGATAGTGGATTCTGTGGGCGCTACCGAGACGGCCTGCAGCACCATcagtaacagcagcaacagcagcagcagcagcaacagcagtagcagcagttcGAGCAGCTCGAGCGGCTCTTCGAGCGGTAGCGCGCGGAGCGGCCTAGCCCAGCCCACCGAACCGGACGAACGCGTAGAGCAGGAGgacgaagaagaggaagaggacgacgagggggaggaagaggaggaggtaGAGGAGGATGGGCAGGCGCCGGCGCAGGTCGCCGAGGAGCAGGGGCACGGCGGGGACGTGAAGCTCAGCGTGGAcaagctgcagctgcagaTGATGCAGACGGACGACGATCCGCTGCTGCAGGAAACGATCAACGCGCTCATGAACGGGGCGGCCGGCATCGAGGTGGTCAACACGTCCGAGCACGATCCGAACGATCCGGCCGCATCGGCGATCGCGAGCGATCCGAACATCGCGACGGTCATCGCCACCAGCGGCCGACCGGCGAACGAAGAGGCGGGCGAGACGGACCGCAACTACGAGTGCACCTACTGCGGGAAGCTGTTTACGCGCTCCAACACGCTGTCCTACCATCTGAAGGTGCACACCGGCGAGCGGCCGTTCAAGTGCAAGCACTGCGCGAAAGCGTTCCGCGAGCAGTACCGGCTGATGAAGCACCTCAAGACCCACTCGAAGTACCGCAACCGGCggttggagcagcagcagcagggtcaGCAGGGCCCGGAGCAGCGAGCAATGAGCGCACCCCGTATGCGGGTCCATCTGCAGCGCGGCCGGGGCGCAACGGTGACCGCAATGATGGCCGAAGCGAACGGGCTGGTGGCGACCGGGGAGGAAGACTACACCACCGGGGATAGTGAGCGGTTTTTCAAAAGCTACGATCTGCCCGACGGTTCCGTTGCGATGAAGCTGGAGCCGGACATTTCGCTGACGGAAGATGCGGACGTGTCGGAGGACGTCGGTCCGGAAGCGATGCTTGCGACCGAAGAGGTGGAGACGGTCGAGgagcaccaccaacaccaccagcagcaccagcaggatCAGATAATTGTGGCGCAGGAACCGGACCCGAACATGCTGCAGGAGGACGTTGCTCACGGGGAAGGAAGCGAAATTCGATACCAAATCATGGAGGAGCGGATAAAGTCGCTGCAGCGTGAGGTGCACATGGTCAACCAGAGCCTGTCGCGGGTAGAATCGAAGGTGGACGGACTGACGCGCATCATTTCGCTGTTCATTGGCAAGTTTGAGGATGAGTCGGAACTCGCCAACCAAgcggcccagcagcagcagcaacagcacgaaCAGGAACAGGAACAAGTGCAGGAACAGGAACAGGAACAGGAGCAAGAGCAAGAACAGGACCAGGAGCTGACGACCGTTTCTGCCGACGGCGAAACAGTCGTGCCCGTCACCTCCCTTACCATGATGTCacccgagcagcagcaaccgcagcaCGCTTCCACCTCAACATCTCCCTCCTCGATACAGCCGAAAACGATCTTCCTCACCACGGCGGCACCACAGGGCACCCCGACCGCCCAGCTAAAGGTACAGCCGGTCGGGGTGTTTCAATCGTCGGCCACTCACCCCGCCCAGCACCGATCCGGACCGCTCGCAAAGGAACCGCGCACCTACACGCACTACTATCAGTTCACCGACCCGGCGACGGTGGTGCACGTGAAACCGGAAGGCGATCCGTCACCCTCGCCGACGCCACCGCCCGGTCACACGCAGCACCTAAAGCTGGCCAgcaacggcggcggcggtggcggcggcggcaatcAGCTGCTCGACACATTCCCCGACATACCGGAGCTGCCGATCCGGACCGTGAGCGACTTTCTCGACCTGAACGATCACTGTACCGATAACGAGCAGTTCCTGCTGCAGATG ATGATACGCTTGCACCAAGAGGTACACAACTCGCAACCATTCCAGCGGAACGTGAAGCGCATGATGGAAGCGCTCGTGACATACGACGTGCTGTGCCAGTTTAGCTGGAGCGGCAAATCGGCCATCAATGGAC AGTACACCAAGTACGTGTTTGGCAACAGCTTGGGCATCATCGATCTGCTGACGAAAACGCTCAACCTCGGCAAAAGTGCCGCGGAAGCGCAAGCCGACCAGAAGGCCATCTTTGCCGCGATACAAAGCTTCATCAAGCATTCGCGCCAGAATATGATACGCGACAGCCGGAAGCGGCGGGATCCGATGATGCGCGGTAGCGTTGCGTTTACCGGTGCCGGTGGAGAAATCATTGCTGGCATGCTGcccgacaccaccaccaccgcatcCGCCATCACGTACCACGTGGCGAACGGGGGCGAACGGTTTCAGATCAAGCAGCTTAAAACGGAACGGCACCATCAGGAGCagacggagcagcagcagcagcagcagcagctggcgaATCCGTTCTAA